One genomic window of Corynebacterium diphtheriae includes the following:
- a CDS encoding neutral zinc metallopeptidase translates to MTFRGGIEKPENLARSGGGGGGRIAAGGGIGTLLLVGLFLLMGGNPSDLGQIIGSDSAQNQQQARSGTLEHCKTTDDANAHADCRVEFTAISVNQMWQEQLQKQAGIAFEKPNITVFSQAVSTGCGTASSATGPFYCPRDRTAYFDVSFFDSLQRYGGENTPFAQEYIVAHEIGHHIQNLEGTLGLSDYNDPGPNSNAVKIELQADCYAGVWGHYADKGDNAFLEPITKQQVNDAITAARAVGDDNIQERATGRVNTESFTHGSSDQRQRAFLAGYNLGKMSSCDTLDRHVYKD, encoded by the coding sequence GCGGCGGTGGCGGCGGACGCATCGCTGCAGGAGGCGGCATAGGAACATTACTGCTCGTAGGATTATTCCTACTCATGGGCGGCAATCCATCAGACTTGGGTCAAATTATTGGCTCTGATTCTGCGCAAAATCAACAACAAGCGCGCTCTGGGACTTTGGAACATTGCAAGACAACGGATGATGCAAATGCACATGCGGACTGTCGTGTCGAATTTACTGCTATTTCGGTTAATCAAATGTGGCAAGAACAACTTCAAAAGCAAGCTGGAATTGCGTTCGAAAAACCCAACATCACAGTATTCTCACAAGCGGTTTCCACAGGTTGCGGCACCGCCTCATCTGCTACCGGCCCTTTTTATTGCCCCCGCGATCGCACCGCCTATTTTGATGTTAGCTTCTTTGATTCCCTACAACGTTACGGAGGCGAAAATACTCCGTTCGCGCAGGAATACATTGTGGCACATGAGATCGGGCATCATATTCAAAACCTAGAAGGCACACTAGGACTATCTGATTATAATGATCCCGGTCCTAATTCGAATGCAGTCAAGATTGAGTTACAGGCCGACTGCTATGCGGGTGTCTGGGGGCATTACGCAGATAAAGGGGATAATGCCTTCCTTGAACCGATCACCAAACAACAAGTCAATGATGCTATAACGGCGGCTCGCGCAGTTGGCGATGACAACATCCAAGAACGCGCAACCGGAAGAGTCAACACCGAATCGTTTACTCACGGTTCTTCCGATCAGAGACAACGAGCATTCCTCGCAGGCTATAATTTAGGGAAAATGAGCAGCTGCGATACTCTCGATCGACACGTGTACAAAGACTAA